The genomic region CGGCCGTCGTCGGACAATTCGAGATTGTAGGCGGACAGAACATCGGGAATGGCCTCGAGCTTGTTCTGCAATTGCAGCGTCAGCTCCTTCTTGCCGAGCTTCTGCATCAAGGTCGCCTTGTCCTCGATCAGGATGATCTCGCCCTTGTTGATGACGCCGATGCGGTCGGCCATCTCCTCGGCTTCCTCGATGTAGTGCGTGGTCAGGATGATGGTGACGCCGGAAGCCTGCAGCGTGCGGACCACCTCCCACATGCCCTTGCGCAATTCGACGTCGACCCCGGCGGTCGGCTCGTCGAGGAACAGGATCTGCGGCTCGTGCGACAGCGCCTTGGCGATCATCACGCGGCGCTTCATGCCGCCGGACAGCGTGATGATCTTGTCGTCCTTCTTGTCCCACAGCGACAGGTCGCGCAGCACCTTCTCGATATGGGCGGGGTTCTTCGGCTTGCCGAACAGGCCGCGGCTGAAGCTGACGGTCGCCCACACCGACTCGAACGCGTCGGTGTGCAGTTCCTGCGGAACCAGCCCGATCATCGACCGCGCCGCGCGATAGTCGGCGATGATGTCGTGCCCGCCGATCGTGATGCGGCCCTCGCTCGGATTGGCGATGCCGCAGATGATGCTGATCAGCGTGGTCTTGCCGGCCCCGTTCGGCCCGAGCAGCGCGAAGATCTCGCCCTTGACGATATCGAGATTGATGCCTTTCAGCGCCTTGAAGCCGGAGCCATAGGTCTTCGAAAGATTGGATACGGAGATGATCGGCGACATGAAGAGTCGGAAGCGTGAGGGAGGGGGCGCGCGGATTGGGGGCCGGGCGATGGCGGGTCAAGCGCAGATAGGGACGCATGATCCGTTCTGCAATCACCCGCCGGGGCAGAAACTTATTCCGCGGCGTGCGCTCTGACGGGCAGTTCGACCAATGCGACCATGTAGGTTTTCAGGTCGTCGGCGACTTCGGGGTCTGCCTTCAACTCGGTCAATGTCCGGGGGCGGGGCAGTTCCTGTCCATCGTCCCTTAGGCCCTCGGCATAGAGCTTCAGCGCCTCAGGGGCATTGCGCAAAGCCTCGTCGATATCATCGCCCGCGGACGTGCAGCCGGGCAGGTCCGGAAACCAGACGCCTACGGCGTAGTCCGGTCCGGCGTCCTCAATGATGGCAACGTAGTGAGCCAAGGTCTGCCTCAATCGGGTTTCCAACCCGCTCCCTTATAAATGGCACGCACCAAGCCTTTTCCCAAGTCCTTCTTGGGGTGCGGAACGACCAGCGTTTCGCCCGACCGGGGATTCTTGAAGACGTGGTGAGAACCGGCAACCCGGACAAGGCTCCATCCCTCTCGCTTCAGGCGCCGAATGATATCGCGGCTGTTGGTCAACATGGCAATTCCGAGAACCAAGCAATCCGGACATGATGGTCCGAATCATACCGCGTTAAGTGAGCGGGATCCGGCTAGTGCTTCTTCGCCGATTTCGCCGGCTTCTTGGCGGCGGCCGCCGGGGCGGGGTGCGCGGGCGGCTCGGCGTCGGCGAGCTTCGCGACCAGCATGATCTGCACCTGGCTGTTGACCGGCGCGTTGGGACGGGCGGGGTCGAGCAACTGCTCTTCGCCGAGCCCGATCGACTGCAGGCGTTTCGGCGCGATCTTGTAGGTGTTGACCAGGATGTCGCGGATCGCGTCGGCGCGCCGCTGGCTCAGCAGCACGTTGTTGTCGCGCCGTCCGCCCGATTCGATGTGGCCGACGATCAGGAAAGTGTAGGGCAGCAGCGCGGAATGCGTCAGCGCGTCGGCGATCCGTCCGACGGTCGCATAGGACTCCGGCATCACGATCGGCGTGTCGACGTCGAACCTGACATCGACATTGAACGCCGGCAGTTTGGTCAGGTCGGGGGCGATCGGCGGCCGGCTCGAGGGCGGTGGCTCGTTCCTCGATCGCGACTTCGATCGTTCCAGCGTCTGCAGGCGCAACGCCGGGACATCGATCGCGGCGTCGGTCTCGAAATGATTGAGCTTGGCGATGATGTCGTCGCGCGTGACGGCGGTCTGCGCCTGCATCGGCGAGAGCGGCATCGCCAGCACGAGCAGCGCGCCGAGCAAACCCGACAGACTGATCTCGCGCGTGCCTCGTGCCGACAGCCGCATCATTGATACCCCGCGTCATTGATCGCCTGGGTGCAGTTGCGGCTGAGGCCCTTGGCGCTGACGAGGCAGGGCACCGACTTGCTGGTCTCCTTGGTCGAGCCGCCGCAGACCTTGACGATCTCGCGGGTGCAGGCATTCGCAACGGTGACGCGCGCCGCGATCCGCTTCTGGATCGCATCGAGGGTAGAGAAGTAGCTCTCCTTGCACTGCGGCGATATCACGTCGCGGTTGCGCGACAGGCATTCCTTGAGGCGGTTGGAGTCGAGATTGACGCCGCGGCAGTTGGCGGTGATGTCGGCGCCGCAGGCCTTGGCCAGTTGCGCTGCAGAATCGCCAAAGCTCATCGTCTCCGCGACCGCCAGCGACGGCGCGGTGAGCGCGATGACAAAAAAGAAAAACCTCCCCCGGACCATGGGGCCATCTCAACCCGTGAATTCAACCGGGGTCAAGGGCTACCAACAGAGAAGACCGCCAAAGAAGGTCGCTGTGTCACACCCGTTCCACAAAGCTGTCGACCACCTTCTTCTCGCCGGCCTTTTCGAAGGCGATGGTCAGCTTGTTGCCGTCGATCTTCACCACATGGCCGTAGCCGAATTTCTGGTGAAACACCCGGTCATCCAGCGAAAAATCCGACGTCGTGCCGGTGGACTTCGCCACCAGCTCGCCCTCGATCACGACAGGGCCGCGCTTGCTGCGATTGAAGCTTTCGGAGGAAAAGGACGATTGCCGCTCCTCGAAGCCGCTGCCGCCGCGGCCCCCGCCGCCGCGGTTGCGGTTGGCCTGGGCGCGCTGCCAGCCCGGGGTCGAATAGCTCGAGCCGAATGATTCGAGGTT from Bradyrhizobium elkanii USDA 76 harbors:
- a CDS encoding type II toxin-antitoxin system HicB family antitoxin encodes the protein MAHYVAIIEDAGPDYAVGVWFPDLPGCTSAGDDIDEALRNAPEALKLYAEGLRDDGQELPRPRTLTELKADPEVADDLKTYMVALVELPVRAHAAE
- a CDS encoding ABC transporter ATP-binding protein, which produces MSPIISVSNLSKTYGSGFKALKGINLDIVKGEIFALLGPNGAGKTTLISIICGIANPSEGRITIGGHDIIADYRAARSMIGLVPQELHTDAFESVWATVSFSRGLFGKPKNPAHIEKVLRDLSLWDKKDDKIITLSGGMKRRVMIAKALSHEPQILFLDEPTAGVDVELRKGMWEVVRTLQASGVTIILTTHYIEEAEEMADRIGVINKGEIILIEDKATLMQKLGKKELTLQLQNKLEAIPDVLSAYNLELSDDGRTVTYDYDTKGDRTGITSLLNDLRNAGIRISDLDTKQSSLEDIFVSLVRAP
- a CDS encoding OmpA family protein; this encodes MMRLSARGTREISLSGLLGALLVLAMPLSPMQAQTAVTRDDIIAKLNHFETDAAIDVPALRLQTLERSKSRSRNEPPPSSRPPIAPDLTKLPAFNVDVRFDVDTPIVMPESYATVGRIADALTHSALLPYTFLIVGHIESGGRRDNNVLLSQRRADAIRDILVNTYKIAPKRLQSIGLGEEQLLDPARPNAPVNSQVQIMLVAKLADAEPPAHPAPAAAAKKPAKSAKKH
- a CDS encoding type II toxin-antitoxin system HicA family toxin, whose translation is MLTNSRDIIRRLKREGWSLVRVAGSHHVFKNPRSGETLVVPHPKKDLGKGLVRAIYKGAGWKPD